The Papaver somniferum cultivar HN1 chromosome 3, ASM357369v1, whole genome shotgun sequence genome includes a region encoding these proteins:
- the LOC113355960 gene encoding ER membrane protein complex subunit 4-like, which yields MEKGKGVVTRRWAIDFTDNSSSSSVSRSGGFDDPLGYSRSSQEQDDSTLSRQKKDAEANWKSQKAWEVAQAPMKNLFMMGFMMWMAGTTVHLFSIGITFSALWQPISALQGVGKVFEPYKDSKVDTLMPKLVFIALNLAGLALGVWKLNTLGLLPTHASDWVSSLSPAQEVEYSGGGIPLHY from the exons ATGGAGAAAGGAAAAGGCGTGGTAACTCGTCGATGGGCGATCGATTTCACCgataattcttcatcatcatcagtatctcgTAGTGGTGGATTTGATGATCCTCTTGGTTACAGTCGATCTTCACAAGAacag GATGATTCAACACTTAGTCGCCAGAAGAAAGATGCTGAAGCTAATTGGAAATCACAG AAAGCTTGGGAAGTGGCCCAGGCTCCCATGAAGAATTTGTTTATGATGGGCTTCATGATGTGGATGGCTGGAACCACAGTTCACTTGTTCAGCATTGGAATTACATTCTCAGCACTTTGGCAGCCCATTAGTGCCCTGCAAGGCGTTGGGAAGG TTTTTGAACCTTACAAGGACTCTAAAGTGGACACTCTGATGCCTAAACTGGTTTTCATTGCCTTGAATTTGGCTGGTCTAGCATTGGGTGTTTGGAAG CTAAATACATTGGGCTTGCTTCCAACACATGCATCAGATTGGGTTTCATCGCTGTCCCCTGCTCAG GAAGTCGAATATTCCGGTGGGGGGATTCCACTCCATTATTGA